From the genome of Thauera chlorobenzoica:
GCTGACCGACGATGGCGCCTTGCAGCATCGTATTGCCGACCCCCGCCACAAGCTCCCCAAGACGTATCTCGTCCAGGTCGAGGGCGAACCCGACCCGGCGGCGCTGGCGCGCCTGCGCGCCGGGCTCGATCTCGGCGATTTCCGTTCCCGTCCCTGCGAAGCGCGCCGGGTGGCGGAGCCGGACTGGCTGTGGCCGCGCGATCCGCCGGTGCGCTTTCGCAAGACCGTGCCCACCACCTGGCTGGAGATCGTGCTGCGCGAAGGCAGGAACCGCCAGGTGCGGCGGATGACGGCGGCAGTCGGCTATCCGACCTTGCGCCTGCTTCGGGTCGCGGTCGGGCCGTTCCGGCTCGATGGCCTGGCGCCGGGGCAGTGGCGCGAGGCCGATCCGGCGCTGCTGCCGCCAATACCCGCGGCGGCGCCCGTCCGGAGCGGGGGGCGCGGCGCGGGCGGGCGGATTCAGGCGCCGCCCCGGCCGAGTTCGCTGCGGCGCACGAAGCGCAGCGGCTGAGCCTTGGGCGGCCGGGCTGGCAGGCCGCTGTCGCGCAACACACGATCGAACTCGCGTCCTTCCTCGTCGGCCAGGGCCGCTTCGCGCGCGCCGCGGACGAGGGCCAGGCGCTCGTCTGCGGCCATGCCGGCGGGCAGGTGGTCGAGGATGTGGAGCAGGTTTTCCTTGCCACGTTCGTTGGTCGAGCCATAGCCCTTGATCAGGCGGGCGCACAGGGTCAGTTCGTTGGCCAGCGCCCAGTCCTCGACCGCGGCGTGTTCGATCGCTCCGATCCAGCGCTCGATCATCGCCTGTTCGTGGGCGAAGCGGGCGCCATGGCGGCGCAGGCCGCGCAGCGCCGCCAGCGTGCGCAGGGCAAGGAAGCCGCGCAGGCTGGTGGCGTCGAGCTTGAGGGCGAACTCCAGCGCGGGCTTGCCCGCCGCCCGCCGGCGGGCCTCGAAACGCTTCAGCCTGCGCTCCAGCGCCGGCGGCAGCAAGCCGGCGATTTCGGCGATGCCGGGCTTGAGGAAATCGACGATGCGCAGCAGGTCGTCGGGCCGGGCGCCGGTTTCACGGCGCACGCGCTCGAAGCGGCGGGCACTGCACTTGAGCTCGGCGACGCGCACAACGTCGTCGAACGCCATCCACAGTGCCAGGTAGCGGGCGAATTCGCGGGTGAGGGCGAAGCCGTGGCGGGCCTCCGGGTCGGCACGGCATTCGGCGGCGTGAATGCGGCGGACGCGCTCGAGGTAGAGGCGGCCGTAGGCCTTGTCCTGGAAGTGTTCGACGCGTGCCAGCCCCGGGACGAGCATGTCCTGTACCGGGTCCGGAAAGCCGGCGATCGCGGCGGGGGCTGCTGCCGGGGGAGCGGTGCCCGGCGCCGGTGCGGATCCGCTGTCGGGCGCGCCCGCGGCGCCGCTCGTCCGCTCGGGCGCGCTCGCCTGCCAGGCGAGGGCGAAACCGCGCAGGCTGGCGTCGACGCCCTTGCCCGAGGCGCGGATCACCTCTTCCCAGTCCGTGCGGGCGAACGGCAGCAGGCCGGTGCCGCCGATTGCGCCGAACATCGTCGCGCTCGGCACGGTGCCGGCGCTGCGGGCGGTGGCGGCGATGTCGAACACGACGCAGTCGCGGCTGAAGCGGCGGATGAAATCGATCAGCTGAGTGCTGTCGAGGCGGCCATCGCCCAGGCTGATGCGCTCGGTGGTGGTCAGGCTGCGCGAGGACGAGGCCACCACCAGGGTGCGCTCGGCGCTGATCATGCCCGAATGGACGTGGCGGGCGGCCTCGAGCAGTTCGGAGGCGATGAAGAGGTCGATCCGCCCCGGGGTCGGGGCGAGCCCGAGCACCGGATGCGGGGCGCCGGCGGGGAGAGGCTCGGGGTGGATTTCGACGTAGTAGGTGGTGGCGCCGGTGCGCTGGGCGACGCCGGGAATCGACGTGCTCTGTGCCGGGTAGCCGCAGCGGTTAGCCAGTTCCACCAGCCACTCGGCGAGCACGCCGCCACCTTCGCCGCCGAGGGCGGCGATGAGGATGGTGAACGGGCGGCGGACGCTCGGGGCGACGGAGGCGGAGGCGAAGGTGGTGGCGGTGGTCATGGCGTCATTCTCCGGCGGGTTGCAGCATGCGGATCACGGCCTGGCGCAGGCGATGGAGGAGGCGTTCGGCCGGCCCCGGGTTCTGCACCACTTCGCCGCGGTAAAAGGAAGGGCACAGGGTGGCGGCGTGGGCGTTCTCGCCGCACAGGCCGCAGCCGACGCAGCCGTCGATCACCGTCGCCACCGGATCGGGCTTGAGCGGGTCGGGGCTGTCCTTGAGGGTGAGGGTCGGACAGCCCGACAGCCGGATGCAGGAATGGTCGCCCGAGCACACGTCCTCGTCGACGCCGTACTTGACCCGCTCGACGCGCTCGCCGCGCTTGAGCCGACCGGCGACCCAGGGCTTGCTGCGGCGCTGGCGCTCGAGCTGGCATTCGCCTTCGGCGATGATGACCTTGAGGCCGGCGAACGGCGTGGTGAACGCTTCTTCCAGGGTCTTGCGCATCGCATCGACGCGATAGCTGTCGACCGTGCGCAGCCAGCGCACGCCGATGCCGCGCAGGGTCTTCTCGATGGTGACGTTGCGATCGACCAGGCTTTGCTGCTTGTTCGGTGCGGCGGCCTTGACCTCTTCGTCGGGGGAGGAAATGATTTCCTGGGTGCCGGTGGCCGAGGTGTAGCCGTTCTTGAGGATCACCAGCACCGCGTCGTCGCCGTTGTACAGCGCCGACTCCACCCCGGTGAGCAGGCCGTTGTGCCAGAAGCCGCCGTCGCCCATGATCGCCAGGGTGCGTCCTTCGATCATCGGCGACACGCCGGCGCGGCTCGCCAGGCTCATGCCGAAGCCGAGGATGGTGTGGCCGAGGCTGAACGGCTCGAAGGTGGCGAAGGAATGGCAGCCGATGTCGGCGGCGATATGCACCTTGCCGACGCGCTGCTGGGCGAGCTTCACCGCGGCGAACACCGGGCGCTCCGGGCAGCCGGTGCAAAAGCCCGGCGGGCGCGCCGGCAGGGGGCGTCCGAGCCCGGTTTCGAGGGCGGCGGCAACTGCGCCGCGGCGCGCGTCCAGTTCGGCCAGCCAGTGCAGGCCGGCGCCGAGCTCGAGGTCGGGGGCGCGCCGGGTGAGGAACGGGGCGAGGCCGCGGGCGATCGCTTCCACCGAATATTCGCCCGCCATCGGCAGCACGTCCTTGCCGTGCACCGCGGTGGCGAGGCCGTGGCGGTGGAGGGTGAGGGCGACGTCCTGCTCGATGAACTCCGGCTGGCCCTCCTCGACCACCAGCACCGCCTGCTTGCCGCGACAGAAGCCGGCGATCTGCTCGGGGACCAGCGGGTAGGTCACGTTCAGGTTCAGGATCGGCAGGGTAGAGGCGCCGAACGCGTCGGCGAGGCCGAACTGCTGCAGAGCGCCGATCAGGGCGTTGTACAGCCCGCCCTGCACGATGATGCCGACGTCCTCGCGGGTGCCGGCGAAGAGTTCATTGAGGCCGCGCTCGAGGATGTGGCGGCGGGCCGCCGGCAGGCGTTCGGCGGTCTTGATCTTTTCGTGCTCGAAGATCGAGGGGGCGTGGGTCAGGCGGCCGTAGTCGAATGCTGCGGGGTCGCTCATCAGGGCGCGGCGCGATACCGCGGGGGCGATGTTGTCCTTGCACACGAAGCTGCCGCGCACATGGCAGGCGCGGATGCGCAGCTGGACGAAGGCTGCGGTGTTCGACGCTTCGGACAGGGCGAAGCCTTCCTCGACCATGCGCACCATCACCTCGAGTTCGGGACGGGGATCGATCAGCAGCAGCGAGGATTTCATCGCGAACGCGTAGGTGCGCTCCTGGACCACGCTGGCGCCTTCACCGTAGTCGTCGCCGATGATGATCAGCGCGCCGCCGCGCACCCCGGGCGAGGCCAGGTTGGAGAGCGCATCGGCGGCGACGTTGGTGCCGACCACCGACTTCCAGGTCACCGCGCCGCGCAGCGGGTAGTGGATCGAGGCGCCCAGCATCGCCGCCGCCGAAGCCTCGTTGGAGCAGGCCTCGACATGGACGCCGAGCTCGGCGAGGTGGTCCTCGGCCTGCACCAGCACGTCGAGCAGATGAGACACCGGTGCGCCCTGGTAGCCGCCGACGTAGGCGACGCCGGACTGGAGCAGGGCCTTGGTGATTGCCAGGATGCCTTCGCCGTGGAAGGTGCTTCCCGCCCCCTGCCTGAGTTGCTCGAGTTCCTTGCTGAATGACACTTCCATGGCGGAGCTCCGTGTGGGAGAGGGATGGGTGAGCTGATTTAGACTTACTATAGGTCAGCTGTTTTTATCTATCCATTAGATGAACTTCATTTTGGATATGCAGCGGATGCATAATCGAGCCATGGATCTCAACCTTCTCCAGGTGTTCGATGCCGTGTATCGCGAGCGCAGCGTCAGCCGTGCCGCGACCCGGCTTGGGCTGTCGCAGCCGGCGATCAGTCATGCCTTGCGGCGCTTGCGCCTGGAACTGAAGGATCCGCTGTTCGTGCGTGCCCCGGGCGGGGTGATGCCGACGGCGATGGCCGAGCAGCTGGGGAGGACGGTGGCGGGGGCGCTCCATGCGCTCGATGCGGCGATCCACCAGATCCATCACTTCGAGCCGGCGTCATCTTCGCGTACGTTCCGCTTGTACATGACCGATATTGGCGAGCTGGTCTTCTTGCCGCCGTTGATGGATGTGCTGCAGCAGCGTGCCCCGGGACTGAGGATCGAAGTCGAGCAGATGGCGCTGGAGGCGATCCTGCCAGGGCTCGAAAGCGGCGCGCTGGACCTCGCGGTTGGCTACCTGCCGCCGCTGGCCGATGTTTCCCAGCACCGCCTGCTGCGCGAACGCTACGTGATTGTGTTGCGCCGCGATCACCCGCTTGCGGGAGCCGGCGCCGGGCTCGACCCCGCCGCCCTCGACTACGTCCTCGTGCGCCCGCACGCCGAAGCCCGCCGGGCCTTGCAGCAGCAGCGCCTGGAGTCGCGTGTGCGGCTGGTGATTCCGCATTTCCTGGTGCTTCCCGGGGTGCTCGCGCGCACCGATCTGGCCGCGCTCGTGCCTTCGCGCATGGCGCGTCTTTTCGTCGAGCGCGGCGAGCTTGTCGCCCTCGATTCGCCGCTGGCGACCGCGGCCTTCGATGTCCGCCTGTACTGGTACTGGCGCGCCGAGCACGACCCCGGACACCGCTGGCTGCGGGAGCTGCTGATCGCGCTGTTCGGCGAGGGCGGGGCAGGGGATGCGCCGCGCGCGCCCGACGGCGCGCGCTGACGCCGCCGGGCAGAGGGCCGATCAGCTTACTTCAGGGTTCCCGGCAGCCACAGGGACAGGATCGGGAAGGCGCACAGCAGCACCAGGCGCACCACGTCCACCGCGAGGAAGGCGGCGACGCCGCGGTAGATCTTGGTCAGGGCGATGTCTCCGGCGATCGAGTTGATGACGAAGACGTTGATCCCGACTGGTGGCGTGATCATGCCGAAGCTGACCGCCATTACCGTGATCACGCCGAACCACACCGGGTCGAAGCCGAGCTGCATCATCGCCGGGAACACGATCGGCACCGTGAGCAGGATCATCGCCAGCTCGTCCATCACCGCGCCGAGGATGAAGTAGCCGACCAGGATCAGGGCGAGCACGCCGTAGGGGCCGACCGGCAGGTGCACCAGGGTTTCGACCGCCTTCTGGGTGAACTGGGTCACGGTCAGGAAATAGCCGAACAGGTAGGCGCCGACCACGATCAGCATGATCGCCGAGGAAATCCGCAGCGCATCGATCAGGGCCTGCTTGATCTGCGGCCAGCGCAGCTTGCCGCGCACCATCCCGATCGCCAGGGTGCCGGCGGCGCCCACACCGGCGCCCTCCTGCACGGTGAACCAGCCGCCATAGATGCCGCCGAGCACCACCGAGAACAGCACGATCACCGGCCACAGGCCGCCCATGCAGCGCAGGCGCTCGCTCCAGGGGTGCATCTCGCCGACCGGCAGGTGATCGGGATTGCGCCAGCCCAGGTACTGCACGAGGAGGAAGTAGAACAGCACCCCGAGCAGGCCGGGGACGACGCCGGCGGCGAACAGGTGGGTGATGTCGGTGTCGGTCATGATGCCGTACAGGACGAAGATCACCGAAGGCGGAATCATGATCCCGAGGGTGCCGCCCGCGGCGATCAGGCCGGCGGAAAAGCCCGGCGCATAGCCGGCGCGGCGCATCTCCGGCAGTGCGACCTGGCTCATCGTCGCCGCGGTCGCCACCGACGAGCCGTTGATCGCGGCAAAGCCGCCGCAGGCGGCGATCGAAGCGTAGGCGAGACCGCCGCGGCGATGGCCGAACCAGATCCGGCCCGCGGTGAACAGCTCCTGGCTGAGCCCCGAGTGGGAGGCGAAGGCGCCCATCAGGATGAACATCGGGATCACCGACAGGTTGTAGTCGGTCAGCACCGACAGCGGGACGCTGGCGAACAGGTTCAGCGCCGGGTAGGACCCGGTGAGCAGGCCGAAGCCGAGCACGCCGACGATGCCCATGGCGACGCCGATCGGCACGCGCAGCACCATCAGGACGAACATCGCCACGAAGCCGGCGAGGGCGACCAGGTCACGATCCATGTTGATTCTCCGTTTTCATCGTTTCCAAGTGGCGTGCCCACAGCACGGCGAAGCGGTGCAATGCGAGCAGCGCGGTCGCGGTGGCGCCGAGCGCGGCGACCGGATAGAACCAGATCAGCGGCAGGCGCAGATCGGAGGTGGCCTGGGTGCCGGTGCTGCCCACCTTGACCCACACCATCCATGCCAGTGGTGCGAAGAAGGCCACGCACAGAGCGGTGACGGCGATTTCGAGGCGGCGACGGCCGACCGCGCCGAGGTGCTCCCACAGGATGTCGACACTGATGTGGCTGCCGCGGTGGGTGGCGAGGGCGATCCCCCAGAACATGGCGATGGCCAATAGCAGGCGCGAACCGTCGAACCAGTCGGGAATGGTCGCGGCGAACAATTCGCGCGCGAGGACGTTGGTGGCCGTCAGCAGCGCGATCAGCAGCAGGAAGACGGCGGCCAGGGTCTCGGTGAGGGCAAGGATCTGCTTCATGCCGATGCAGGCTCCGGAAAGTGGCTGGGGCCGCACGAAGCGGCGAACCCCGGTCCGGGGACCGGGGTGGCGAGTGGCCCCGGGGAAAGGGCCGGGGCCGGGGGCGCGGGACCAGGAGGCCCGGCGATGCGGCCTTACAGGCCGGCGTTGCGGCTGGCGATTTCCTTCTTCAGGGCGTCGAGAACACTTGCGCCATTGCCGCCGGGCAGGCTCTTCGCCCACACGTCGTAGACGGGCTGAACCGCCTGCTTCCACTTGCCCAGCTGCGCATCGGTGAGCGGCACCAGCTTCTGGTCGCCCATCGCGACGAGCTTGTCGCGCCCGCTGTCTTCTTCGTCGCCCCAGGCGGTGCCGACGCGGCCGGCCCATTCGTTGTTACAGTGGTCGTCGATGACCTTGCGCTGGCCGCCGGACAGGTTGTCGTACCAGCGCTTGTTCATCACCCACACGAAGTTGGCGGCATAGAGGCGCATGTCGGTGTGGTGGTTGGCGGCGCGGTGGACGTTGAAGGTGATCAGCGAATTCCACGGGAAGGTGATGGCATCGGCGACGCCCTTGTCGAGCGCGTCCCGGGCTTCGGGGGCGGACACCTGGACGTTGGTCGCG
Proteins encoded in this window:
- a CDS encoding TRAP transporter large permease, whose protein sequence is MDRDLVALAGFVAMFVLMVLRVPIGVAMGIVGVLGFGLLTGSYPALNLFASVPLSVLTDYNLSVIPMFILMGAFASHSGLSQELFTAGRIWFGHRRGGLAYASIAACGGFAAINGSSVATAATMSQVALPEMRRAGYAPGFSAGLIAAGGTLGIMIPPSVIFVLYGIMTDTDITHLFAAGVVPGLLGVLFYFLLVQYLGWRNPDHLPVGEMHPWSERLRCMGGLWPVIVLFSVVLGGIYGGWFTVQEGAGVGAAGTLAIGMVRGKLRWPQIKQALIDALRISSAIMLIVVGAYLFGYFLTVTQFTQKAVETLVHLPVGPYGVLALILVGYFILGAVMDELAMILLTVPIVFPAMMQLGFDPVWFGVITVMAVSFGMITPPVGINVFVINSIAGDIALTKIYRGVAAFLAVDVVRLVLLCAFPILSLWLPGTLK
- a CDS encoding LysR family transcriptional regulator translates to MDLNLLQVFDAVYRERSVSRAATRLGLSQPAISHALRRLRLELKDPLFVRAPGGVMPTAMAEQLGRTVAGALHALDAAIHQIHHFEPASSSRTFRLYMTDIGELVFLPPLMDVLQQRAPGLRIEVEQMALEAILPGLESGALDLAVGYLPPLADVSQHRLLRERYVIVLRRDHPLAGAGAGLDPAALDYVLVRPHAEARRALQQQRLESRVRLVIPHFLVLPGVLARTDLAALVPSRMARLFVERGELVALDSPLATAAFDVRLYWYWRAEHDPGHRWLRELLIALFGEGGAGDAPRAPDGAR
- a CDS encoding thiamine pyrophosphate-dependent enzyme; its protein translation is MEVSFSKELEQLRQGAGSTFHGEGILAITKALLQSGVAYVGGYQGAPVSHLLDVLVQAEDHLAELGVHVEACSNEASAAAMLGASIHYPLRGAVTWKSVVGTNVAADALSNLASPGVRGGALIIIGDDYGEGASVVQERTYAFAMKSSLLLIDPRPELEVMVRMVEEGFALSEASNTAAFVQLRIRACHVRGSFVCKDNIAPAVSRRALMSDPAAFDYGRLTHAPSIFEHEKIKTAERLPAARRHILERGLNELFAGTREDVGIIVQGGLYNALIGALQQFGLADAFGASTLPILNLNVTYPLVPEQIAGFCRGKQAVLVVEEGQPEFIEQDVALTLHRHGLATAVHGKDVLPMAGEYSVEAIARGLAPFLTRRAPDLELGAGLHWLAELDARRGAVAAALETGLGRPLPARPPGFCTGCPERPVFAAVKLAQQRVGKVHIAADIGCHSFATFEPFSLGHTILGFGMSLASRAGVSPMIEGRTLAIMGDGGFWHNGLLTGVESALYNGDDAVLVILKNGYTSATGTQEIISSPDEEVKAAAPNKQQSLVDRNVTIEKTLRGIGVRWLRTVDSYRVDAMRKTLEEAFTTPFAGLKVIIAEGECQLERQRRSKPWVAGRLKRGERVERVKYGVDEDVCSGDHSCIRLSGCPTLTLKDSPDPLKPDPVATVIDGCVGCGLCGENAHAATLCPSFYRGEVVQNPGPAERLLHRLRQAVIRMLQPAGE
- a CDS encoding pseudouridine synthase, which gives rise to MTRLLLLNKPYGVLCQFTAEPGRASLKDHVPLPGVYAAGRLDADSEGLLLLTDDGALQHRIADPRHKLPKTYLVQVEGEPDPAALARLRAGLDLGDFRSRPCEARRVAEPDWLWPRDPPVRFRKTVPTTWLEIVLREGRNRQVRRMTAAVGYPTLRLLRVAVGPFRLDGLAPGQWREADPALLPPIPAAAPVRSGGRGAGGRIQAPPRPSSLRRTKRSG
- a CDS encoding indolepyruvate oxidoreductase subunit beta family protein, whose translation is MTTATTFASASVAPSVRRPFTILIAALGGEGGGVLAEWLVELANRCGYPAQSTSIPGVAQRTGATTYYVEIHPEPLPAGAPHPVLGLAPTPGRIDLFIASELLEAARHVHSGMISAERTLVVASSSRSLTTTERISLGDGRLDSTQLIDFIRRFSRDCVVFDIAATARSAGTVPSATMFGAIGGTGLLPFARTDWEEVIRASGKGVDASLRGFALAWQASAPERTSGAAGAPDSGSAPAPGTAPPAAAPAAIAGFPDPVQDMLVPGLARVEHFQDKAYGRLYLERVRRIHAAECRADPEARHGFALTREFARYLALWMAFDDVVRVAELKCSARRFERVRRETGARPDDLLRIVDFLKPGIAEIAGLLPPALERRLKRFEARRRAAGKPALEFALKLDATSLRGFLALRTLAALRGLRRHGARFAHEQAMIERWIGAIEHAAVEDWALANELTLCARLIKGYGSTNERGKENLLHILDHLPAGMAADERLALVRGAREAALADEEGREFDRVLRDSGLPARPPKAQPLRFVRRSELGRGGA
- a CDS encoding TRAP transporter small permease, coding for MKQILALTETLAAVFLLLIALLTATNVLARELFAATIPDWFDGSRLLLAIAMFWGIALATHRGSHISVDILWEHLGAVGRRRLEIAVTALCVAFFAPLAWMVWVKVGSTGTQATSDLRLPLIWFYPVAALGATATALLALHRFAVLWARHLETMKTENQHGS